One part of the Glycine max cultivar Williams 82 chromosome 14, Glycine_max_v4.0, whole genome shotgun sequence genome encodes these proteins:
- the LOC121173455 gene encoding secreted RxLR effector protein 161-like codes for MYAQVCTRPDITFVVGVLGRYLSNPGMQHWKEAKHLIRYLKRTKGYMLTYQKSKILEIIGYLDFDFAGCQDSKRSTSGYIFMLAGGTISWKSAKQILIASSTMAVKFIACFKASNHGIWLRNFVTGLRVVDGIERPLKIYYDNNSAVLDSNNNRSATKSKFIDITFWIGKERVQNRQISIEHLRTNDMLVDPLTKGLVPKVFHEHTTHMELIPYSTLV; via the coding sequence ATGTACGCTCAAGTTTGCACTCGTCCCGATATAACATTTGTAGTAGGAGTTTTGGGCAGATATTTGAGTAATCCTGGAATGCAGCATTGGAAAGAAGCAAAACATCTGATTCGTTACctaaagagaacaaaaggatACATGCTCACTTATCAGAAGTCTAAAATTTTGGAGATCATTGGGTACTTAGACTTTGATTTTGCTGGATGTCAAGATAGCAAACGCTCTACATCTGGATACATATTTATGTTGGCTGGAGGAACTATCTCTTGGAAGTCTGCTAAACAGATTCTCATAGCTTCTTCGACCATGGCCGTGAAGTTCATTGCTTGTTTTAAGGCATCCAACCATGGGATATGGTTGAGAAATTTTGTCACTGGTTTGCGTGTGGTTGACGGCATTGAAAGACCATTAAAGATTTATTATGACAATAACTCAGCAGTTCTTGACTCCAACAATAATAGGAGTGCAACCAAATCAAAGTTTATTGACATCACGTTTTGGATTGGTAAAGAAAGAGTTCAGAATAGACAAATTTCCATAGAACATTTAAGGACTAATGATATGCTAGTTGACCCACTTACGAAAGGTTTGGTACCtaaagtttttcatgagcacacGACTCATATGGAATTGATTCCTTatagtaccttagtttag